The following are from one region of the Polyangiaceae bacterium genome:
- a CDS encoding protein kinase, with amino-acid sequence MAIVRPILRKLGPYRLGERLGAGGMAEVFVAQRDGPHGFARRFAIKRILPQLAKDPRFVAMFCDEARICAALSHPNIVQVVDFGEHAGDLFMAMEYVEGVSCAKLLRSVAARGERFPLGAALFIAHEVLRALAFAHDAKDEQGRPLGIVHRDVSPGNILLGRAGEVKLTDFGIVRGAFIDRRTYPGELKGKLGYMAPEQAVGSEVDARSDIFAVGIVLSEMLLARPLFPGHTEMEILTRIYEADLGVLDRKSDEIRPDLMKVLRTALARDPAHRYQTARQFESALRGVAKAAGISLSDALLTPWLASSGLLPSSSGTRHVAVRPSDPGDIAAAAKAAAARARAAMPTPTPRSLLIAVGGDPGGARYELGAASVEALTLPEVLERIATGRATRSTLVSKEGDEPVTLDEVPELIRLARRPAYHFGMPHDDDDTALERATLPAVLMSLCKQRASGLFVARDANREKRVYLRDGRPYFVSSTHRSELLGERLVEARLVTKSAVERTLVLASEAGTVRLGEMLVRRSLLRPTELLRALVDQLESRFVELGSWRSGRIAFFPSEHCSDEVPPSPRSPYELVSAAVRQGYREEELFDLLEPWWEEPIARNPACGIGPSELGLTPAELSVLGVSVAAAGVGGVVRTVLSRGIAHREDALRAVFLGLSSGCLVSPGWPARGAAHRA; translated from the coding sequence ATGGCAATCGTCCGCCCCATCCTCCGCAAGCTCGGGCCCTACCGGCTCGGGGAGCGGTTGGGAGCGGGCGGAATGGCAGAGGTTTTCGTGGCCCAGCGGGACGGGCCCCACGGCTTCGCCCGGCGCTTCGCCATCAAGCGCATCTTGCCCCAGCTGGCCAAGGACCCGCGCTTCGTCGCGATGTTCTGTGACGAAGCGCGCATCTGCGCCGCGCTGAGCCACCCCAACATCGTTCAGGTGGTGGACTTCGGCGAGCACGCCGGCGACCTGTTCATGGCCATGGAGTACGTGGAGGGCGTCTCCTGCGCCAAGCTCCTCCGCTCCGTCGCCGCCCGCGGGGAACGCTTTCCGCTGGGCGCCGCGCTGTTCATCGCGCACGAAGTGTTGCGTGCGCTCGCGTTCGCCCACGACGCGAAGGACGAGCAGGGTCGTCCCCTCGGCATCGTCCATCGCGACGTGTCCCCCGGCAACATCCTGCTCGGCCGTGCCGGCGAGGTGAAGCTCACGGACTTCGGCATCGTTCGCGGCGCCTTCATCGACCGCCGCACCTATCCGGGCGAGCTCAAGGGCAAGCTCGGCTACATGGCGCCGGAGCAGGCCGTGGGCTCCGAGGTAGACGCACGCAGCGACATCTTTGCCGTCGGCATCGTCCTCTCGGAGATGCTCCTCGCGCGGCCGCTGTTCCCCGGTCACACGGAGATGGAAATCCTGACGCGCATCTACGAGGCGGACCTCGGGGTGCTCGATCGCAAGTCCGACGAGATCCGGCCGGACCTGATGAAGGTGCTGCGCACCGCCTTGGCGCGGGATCCCGCGCACCGCTATCAGACCGCACGGCAGTTCGAGAGCGCCCTGCGAGGCGTGGCAAAAGCCGCAGGGATTTCCCTGTCGGACGCCCTGCTCACTCCCTGGCTCGCGAGCTCGGGGCTGTTGCCGTCGTCCAGCGGAACCCGCCATGTCGCCGTGCGGCCGAGCGATCCCGGGGACATCGCCGCGGCGGCGAAGGCGGCGGCGGCACGGGCCCGCGCCGCGATGCCCACGCCCACCCCCCGTTCGCTGCTGATCGCCGTGGGAGGCGACCCCGGTGGCGCGCGCTACGAGCTCGGGGCCGCCTCCGTCGAAGCGCTGACTTTGCCCGAGGTCCTGGAGCGCATCGCGACGGGACGCGCGACGCGCTCCACGCTGGTCAGCAAGGAAGGCGACGAGCCCGTCACTCTGGACGAGGTTCCCGAGCTCATCCGTCTCGCGCGGCGGCCCGCGTATCACTTCGGCATGCCCCACGACGACGACGACACCGCCCTCGAGCGCGCCACGCTGCCGGCAGTGCTCATGTCGCTGTGCAAGCAGCGCGCGAGCGGGCTGTTCGTGGCGCGCGACGCGAACCGCGAGAAGCGCGTGTACCTGCGGGATGGCCGCCCCTACTTCGTGTCGTCGACCCACCGAAGCGAGCTCCTCGGCGAGCGGCTGGTGGAGGCGCGCTTGGTGACCAAGAGCGCGGTGGAGCGCACGCTGGTGCTGGCCAGTGAAGCGGGCACCGTTCGCCTCGGAGAGATGCTCGTGCGCCGTAGCCTGCTGCGCCCGACGGAGCTGCTCCGCGCGCTGGTGGATCAGCTGGAGTCACGCTTCGTGGAGCTCGGCAGCTGGCGCTCCGGCCGCATCGCCTTCTTCCCCTCGGAGCACTGCTCCGACGAGGTGCCGCCCTCGCCGCGTTCTCCCTACGAGCTCGTCAGCGCCGCCGTGCGCCAGGGCTACCGCGAGGAAGAGCTGTTCGACCTGCTCGAGCCCTGGTGGGAAGAGCCCATCGCGCGGAACCCCGCCTGTGGCATCGGGCCCAGCGAGCTCGGCCTCACCCCCGCAGAGCTCAGCGTGCTCGGCGTGTCCGTCGCCGCCGCGGGGGTCGGAGGGGTCGTGCGCACCGTCCTGTCGCGGGGCATCGCTCACCGGGAAGACGCCCTCCGGGCGGTGTTCCTCGGCCTATCGAGCGGTTGCCTGGTGTCACCCGGGTGGCCGGCTCGAGGGGCTGCCCACCGGGCTTGA
- the gatC gene encoding Asp-tRNA(Asn)/Glu-tRNA(Gln) amidotransferase subunit GatC, with amino-acid sequence MALSRDQLRHLARLARIDLDDAELRGLEGDLEQILGYVELLQELSTDDVQPTAQVAVAAAPLRDDVPLEGLSTADALSEAPRLGETSFAVPAIIDEP; translated from the coding sequence ATGGCCCTGTCTCGAGACCAACTCCGCCACCTGGCGCGCCTGGCCCGCATCGACCTCGACGACGCCGAGCTCCGCGGCCTCGAAGGCGACCTGGAGCAGATCCTCGGATATGTGGAGCTGCTGCAGGAGCTTTCCACCGACGACGTGCAGCCGACGGCGCAGGTCGCCGTGGCCGCCGCGCCGCTGCGCGACGACGTGCCGCTCGAGGGACTTTCCACTGCGGACGCGCTGAGCGAAGCGCCGCGCCTGGGGGAGACGTCCTTCGCCGTTCCCGCGATCATCGACGAGCCATGA
- the tsf gene encoding translation elongation factor Ts: MAQVSMQQVKELRDRTQAGLNDCRSALMESEGDMDKAVDIILKKGLAKSAKRAGAVATEGEIASRVAADGKSGVMVEVNIQTDFAARNEDFRAFVQKVLEAADKAKDGAELSAEPFPGGEGSIEDNRKALVGRLGENITVRRWQRLSVTGSGRVHSYVHMGGKIGVLLAVKTGTDAAAGSDALVKFADDTAMQVAAMAPPFLDKSEVPEDAKKHQSEIFDAQLAEEGKPENVRPKIIEGKLNKWMKEVCLIEQGSVLETDKTVDQVRAALAKELGTDVSIEKFVRFQLGEGIEKPQGEDFAAEVAKMTQN, translated from the coding sequence ATGGCTCAGGTGAGCATGCAGCAGGTGAAGGAGCTTCGAGACCGCACCCAGGCCGGTCTGAACGATTGTCGTAGCGCCCTGATGGAATCCGAGGGCGACATGGACAAGGCCGTCGACATCATCCTCAAGAAGGGTCTCGCGAAGAGCGCCAAGCGCGCCGGCGCGGTGGCCACCGAGGGCGAGATTGCTTCCCGCGTCGCCGCGGACGGCAAGAGCGGCGTGATGGTCGAGGTCAACATCCAGACGGACTTCGCGGCCCGCAACGAGGACTTCCGCGCCTTCGTACAGAAGGTGCTCGAAGCCGCGGACAAGGCCAAAGATGGCGCGGAGCTCTCGGCGGAGCCGTTCCCTGGCGGTGAGGGCAGCATCGAGGACAACCGCAAGGCGCTGGTGGGCCGCTTGGGCGAGAACATCACCGTGCGCCGCTGGCAGCGCCTGAGCGTCACCGGGTCCGGCCGCGTGCACAGCTACGTGCACATGGGCGGCAAGATCGGCGTGCTCCTGGCCGTGAAGACGGGCACGGACGCCGCCGCCGGCTCGGACGCCCTGGTGAAGTTCGCGGACGACACGGCCATGCAGGTGGCCGCCATGGCGCCGCCCTTCCTCGACAAGAGCGAGGTGCCGGAAGACGCCAAGAAGCACCAGTCGGAGATCTTCGACGCGCAGCTGGCGGAAGAGGGCAAGCCCGAGAACGTCCGCCCGAAGATCATCGAGGGCAAGCTGAACAAGTGGATGAAGGAAGTCTGCTTGATCGAGCAGGGCAGCGTGCTCGAGACGGACAAGACCGTCGATCAGGTGCGCGCGGCTCTCGCCAAGGAGCTGGGCACGGACGTCAGCATCGAGAAGTTCGTCCGCTTCCAGCTGGGCGAAGGCATCGAGAAGCCGCAGGGCGAAGACTTCGCGGCCGAGGTCGCGAAGATGACCCAGAACTGA
- a CDS encoding GNAT family N-acetyltransferase, which yields MTRFVPVMPEHAEALAQLFERTGSPCFCRWWHFSGDKNAWLDRCYNAPEKSRAELIDAVGSPQGTGIVAVEDDARVVGWMKLARAEDVPKLYDQRLYKGLPCFAGDRQGVLTVGCFLVDEAQRRSGIAGGLLGAAIDWAKAHHAVAIEAFPRRADILAPEEMWTGPFELYRRAGFEVVNEFAPYPVLRLALEASS from the coding sequence ATGACGCGCTTCGTCCCCGTCATGCCGGAGCATGCCGAAGCCCTCGCCCAGCTCTTCGAGCGCACGGGCTCGCCTTGCTTCTGTCGCTGGTGGCACTTCTCCGGCGACAAGAACGCGTGGCTCGACCGCTGCTACAACGCGCCGGAAAAGAGTCGCGCGGAGCTGATCGACGCCGTCGGATCTCCGCAAGGGACCGGCATCGTGGCAGTGGAAGACGACGCGCGCGTGGTCGGCTGGATGAAGCTCGCCCGCGCGGAAGACGTGCCAAAGCTCTACGATCAACGGTTGTACAAGGGGCTGCCGTGCTTCGCCGGGGATCGCCAGGGCGTGCTCACCGTGGGCTGCTTCTTGGTCGACGAGGCCCAGCGCCGATCGGGGATTGCTGGGGGTTTGCTCGGCGCGGCGATCGACTGGGCCAAGGCGCACCACGCCGTCGCGATCGAGGCGTTTCCGCGGCGGGCCGACATTCTTGCTCCGGAAGAGATGTGGACGGGGCCGTTCGAGCTGTATCGCAGAGCCGGCTTCGAGGTGGTGAACGAGTTCGCTCCCTACCCCGTGCTGCGCCTCGCCCTCGAGGCGAGCTCGTGA
- the nhaA gene encoding Na+/H+ antiporter NhaA — MAHDASAKVKLSRPPPETWAPARQAALALVRPLERFLSIQAASGIVLLLAAVVAMVWANSPWKESYTHLWHAPVVLGVGDVVFQKDVHFWINDGLMVIFFFVVGLEIRREIHQGELSELRRATLPIAAAIGGMIAPALIYLSFNAGKPSAGGWGVPMATDIAFAVGVLTLLGPRVPSALRVLLLALAIIDDIGAILVIALFYSSGIQVGGLFVALGGVLGTLLLQRVGVRQTLVYVLPGIVVWAGMLMAGIHPTIAGVIMGLLTPAKSWFGGQGFLEEARDALDEFSDKKEHVDDAHSLMPPLGRLETARREAVAPVVRLESALHPWVAYGIMPVFALANAGVSVGEVDIAGAESFVIAVGVTLGLALGKPLGVVLLSLAVVKVGLCALPRGVNVRGLLVVGSVAGIGFTMALFIAQLAFTDAGHLGVAKLAILVGSLVAGVLGVVLGRALLPKHAPEGVAATADEAERSTDT; from the coding sequence ATGGCCCACGACGCGAGCGCGAAAGTCAAGCTCAGCCGCCCGCCGCCCGAGACTTGGGCGCCGGCGCGGCAGGCAGCCCTTGCGCTGGTGCGCCCCCTCGAGCGTTTCCTCAGCATCCAGGCCGCCAGCGGTATCGTGCTGCTACTGGCCGCCGTTGTCGCCATGGTGTGGGCGAACTCCCCGTGGAAGGAGAGCTACACGCACCTGTGGCACGCGCCGGTGGTGCTCGGGGTGGGCGATGTCGTGTTCCAGAAGGACGTGCACTTCTGGATCAACGACGGCCTGATGGTGATCTTCTTCTTCGTCGTGGGTCTCGAGATCCGTCGCGAGATCCATCAGGGAGAGCTTTCGGAGCTGCGGCGCGCCACGCTGCCCATCGCCGCCGCCATCGGCGGCATGATCGCGCCGGCGTTGATCTACCTCTCGTTCAACGCGGGCAAGCCGTCGGCCGGTGGCTGGGGTGTGCCCATGGCGACGGACATCGCCTTCGCCGTCGGGGTGCTCACCTTGCTCGGGCCGCGGGTGCCGTCCGCGTTGCGCGTGCTGTTGCTCGCCCTCGCCATCATCGACGACATCGGCGCCATCCTGGTGATCGCGCTGTTCTACTCGTCCGGCATCCAGGTCGGAGGCTTGTTCGTCGCCCTCGGCGGCGTGCTCGGCACGTTGCTGCTGCAACGCGTGGGCGTGCGGCAGACGCTGGTCTACGTGCTGCCCGGCATCGTGGTGTGGGCCGGCATGTTGATGGCCGGCATCCATCCCACCATCGCCGGCGTGATCATGGGACTGCTCACGCCGGCCAAGTCGTGGTTCGGCGGCCAAGGCTTCTTGGAAGAAGCGCGGGACGCGCTGGACGAGTTCAGCGACAAGAAAGAGCACGTCGACGACGCGCACTCCTTGATGCCGCCCTTGGGTCGGCTCGAGACCGCGCGGCGAGAAGCCGTCGCTCCGGTAGTGCGGCTCGAGAGCGCGCTGCACCCCTGGGTGGCCTACGGCATCATGCCGGTGTTCGCCCTGGCGAATGCAGGAGTCAGCGTGGGGGAGGTGGACATCGCCGGCGCCGAGAGCTTCGTCATCGCCGTGGGGGTCACCCTCGGCTTGGCCCTGGGCAAGCCCCTAGGGGTGGTGCTCTTGAGCCTGGCCGTCGTGAAGGTCGGGCTGTGCGCTCTGCCCCGGGGCGTCAACGTGCGGGGCTTGCTGGTGGTGGGCAGCGTCGCGGGCATCGGCTTCACCATGGCCCTGTTCATCGCCCAGTTGGCGTTCACTGACGCCGGTCACCTGGGGGTGGCCAAGCTGGCCATTTTGGTCGGCTCGCTGGTCGCGGGCGTGCTGGGAGTGGTCCTGGGACGGGCTTTGTTGCCCAAACACGCGCCAGAAGGTGTCGCAGCCACGGCGGACGAGGCAGAACGCTCCACGGACACTTGA
- a CDS encoding DUF4190 domain-containing protein — MHRVAQGWGPPGGYGPPGGGYPPGGGYPPGGGGFQPPPPPGGGGFQPAPPPGGGKPITGGKATIAMHQMTIDPNTGLPRGEKPPASTAAVVALVAGLLLCLGPLTGIPAIVAGIMGLSAVKKDPTGVGGKGMAIAGIVLGALNLIGFVVWLLFTVLVAATS; from the coding sequence ATGCATCGGGTCGCGCAAGGTTGGGGCCCGCCCGGGGGCTACGGCCCGCCCGGGGGCGGCTATCCGCCGGGAGGCGGCTATCCCCCCGGTGGCGGTGGTTTCCAGCCGCCGCCTCCGCCTGGCGGCGGCGGCTTCCAGCCCGCGCCGCCGCCCGGTGGCGGCAAGCCCATCACCGGCGGCAAGGCGACCATCGCCATGCACCAGATGACCATCGACCCGAACACGGGGCTGCCTCGGGGCGAAAAGCCTCCGGCGAGCACCGCGGCGGTGGTGGCGCTGGTCGCGGGCCTGTTGCTGTGCCTCGGTCCGCTCACCGGCATCCCCGCCATCGTCGCGGGCATCATGGGCCTGAGCGCGGTCAAGAAGGATCCCACCGGCGTGGGTGGCAAGGGCATGGCCATCGCGGGCATCGTCCTCGGCGCGCTGAACTTGATCGGCTTCGTCGTTTGGCTCCTCTTCACGGTGCTGGTGGCCGCGACGAGCTAA
- a CDS encoding protein kinase has protein sequence MSTAREFQDGEVVAGTRYQVESQIGAGGMGSVYLVEHTELGKKFVLKALFRELATRKDLVARLRQEWRSLARLEHPNIINVTDAGTSSTGVPFYVMERLEGETLGDRLVREGQLPVEEALAITVGVLDGLAAAHQIGIVHRDIKPPNIYIVSGGAVKLLDFGVAKIVSSSAEVITARGMAIGTPRYMSPEQARGDRVDGRADLYAVGLMLFEMLTGVGPFDDAVDANQMLLAHLTQEAPRLSTRIANMPPELDDMVASLLHKEPSQRPATAGQVSAVLSGLLRRWVSVSTQAPTAEARYDAPTVEARASQADGTPLPPTAIDGAAGRRVVGGAQTLPASANLSNTLVMGEADTALSQGVAADPMGPTVMSAQLTSPAGPPSFQETVAPSTEPSAPPSFEASVSNTTLVDADPGPGSAAGPPSSWDRTVRLPEGEAPSLPGDEIRTHTSVPAVAAVRGAEQQVTPPPVITGVAAPAPKKSSAPLVIAAAAIGLLGLLGAIAVAVGLSRAESHPAPEAVSAAAEPSTVPAAAPAPTETAEPTSSPVAAAASAASASPKQSAAPAKSAPKPAESAPAAKVETPPAATAEKTSEPAAPEKPAAPPTAKPAPAKTAPPRQNKPALPASGL, from the coding sequence ATGAGCACTGCGCGCGAGTTTCAAGACGGCGAGGTCGTCGCGGGCACCCGCTACCAGGTCGAGTCTCAGATCGGTGCGGGCGGCATGGGTTCGGTGTACCTGGTGGAGCACACCGAGCTCGGCAAGAAGTTCGTGCTCAAGGCGCTGTTCCGGGAGCTCGCCACCCGCAAGGACTTGGTCGCGCGCCTGCGCCAAGAGTGGCGCTCCCTGGCTCGGCTCGAGCACCCGAACATCATCAACGTCACGGATGCGGGCACCAGCTCCACCGGCGTTCCGTTCTACGTGATGGAGCGCCTCGAAGGGGAGACCCTCGGGGACCGCCTGGTGCGCGAGGGCCAGCTGCCGGTGGAAGAGGCGCTGGCCATCACCGTCGGCGTGCTCGATGGCCTGGCGGCGGCCCATCAGATCGGCATCGTGCATCGTGACATCAAGCCGCCGAACATCTACATCGTCAGCGGCGGCGCGGTGAAGCTGCTCGACTTCGGCGTGGCCAAGATCGTCAGCTCCAGCGCCGAGGTCATCACCGCGCGGGGCATGGCCATCGGCACGCCGCGCTACATGTCACCCGAGCAGGCTCGGGGGGATCGCGTGGATGGCCGCGCAGATCTCTACGCCGTGGGGCTCATGTTGTTCGAGATGCTCACCGGCGTCGGCCCCTTCGACGACGCGGTGGACGCCAATCAAATGCTCCTGGCGCACCTCACGCAAGAGGCGCCCCGGCTCAGCACCCGCATCGCGAACATGCCGCCGGAGCTCGACGACATGGTGGCCAGCTTGCTGCACAAAGAGCCGTCCCAGCGCCCCGCGACGGCGGGGCAAGTGTCGGCCGTGCTGTCCGGGCTGCTCCGCCGGTGGGTGAGCGTGTCCACTCAGGCGCCCACGGCGGAAGCGCGCTACGACGCGCCCACCGTGGAAGCGCGGGCGAGCCAAGCCGATGGGACGCCCTTGCCGCCCACGGCCATCGATGGCGCGGCCGGGCGGCGCGTGGTGGGCGGCGCCCAGACGCTGCCGGCCAGCGCGAACCTGAGCAATACGCTGGTCATGGGCGAAGCGGACACGGCGCTGTCCCAGGGCGTGGCTGCAGATCCGATGGGCCCGACGGTCATGTCGGCCCAGCTCACGTCCCCGGCGGGGCCGCCGTCCTTTCAAGAGACCGTGGCGCCCAGCACGGAGCCGAGCGCGCCGCCCAGCTTCGAAGCGTCGGTTTCGAACACGACGTTGGTGGATGCAGATCCGGGGCCGGGCTCCGCCGCGGGCCCGCCGTCCTCGTGGGACCGCACCGTGCGATTGCCGGAGGGCGAAGCGCCGTCCTTGCCGGGGGACGAAATCCGGACGCACACCTCCGTGCCCGCGGTGGCGGCCGTCCGCGGTGCAGAGCAGCAGGTCACGCCGCCGCCGGTCATCACCGGGGTAGCGGCGCCCGCGCCGAAAAAGTCGTCCGCGCCGTTGGTCATTGCGGCTGCCGCCATTGGACTTTTGGGTTTGCTCGGCGCGATCGCCGTCGCGGTAGGCCTGTCCCGCGCGGAGAGCCATCCCGCGCCGGAGGCCGTCAGTGCCGCGGCCGAACCCAGTACCGTCCCTGCCGCAGCGCCCGCGCCCACGGAGACCGCCGAGCCCACGTCGAGCCCGGTCGCAGCCGCGGCGTCGGCCGCGAGCGCCTCGCCGAAGCAGAGCGCCGCGCCGGCCAAATCCGCGCCGAAGCCCGCCGAGAGCGCGCCGGCGGCCAAGGTGGAGACGCCCCCCGCCGCCACGGCCGAAAAGACGTCCGAGCCGGCGGCCCCGGAGAAACCCGCCGCCCCTCCAACGGCCAAGCCGGCCCCCGCCAAGACCGCGCCGCCCCGACAAAATAAACCAGCGTTGCCCGCGTCGGGGCTGTAG
- the gatA gene encoding Asp-tRNA(Asn)/Glu-tRNA(Gln) amidotransferase subunit GatA, translated as MTEILTLPAAELARRVRSGELSAVQVAETSLAVARAKAELGAFLHLADDAVLASARDIDARRGRGEPLGALAGVPVAVKDALCTRDAPTTAGSRILTRSGQVQDGWRPPYDATVVARLRAADALIVGKTNMDELAMGSSTENSAFGPARNPWDPTRTPGGSSGGSAVAVAAGIAPLSLGSDTGGSIRQPAAFTGVVGIKPSYGRVPRTGLVAFASSLDQVGPFARDVKSAARLLSVIAGHDARDSTSSPEVVGDYEAACDRDVRGLKVGVPSEYFAEGLDPEVEHSVRAAVAELEGAGAEIVEVPMPHTRYGVATYYVIATAEASSNLARLDGVRFGLRREPPQGGLAAMYGHTRDAGFGAEVKRRILLGTYVLSAGYYDAYYLKAQRVRTLVRRDFEQAFERVDVLATPTSPTPAFALGERVDDPLAMYLADVYTLPASLAGVSALSVPVGPTKARADRPALPVGLQLIAPAFAEERLCTVAAAVERARA; from the coding sequence ATGACGGAGATCTTGACGCTGCCTGCCGCAGAGCTCGCGCGCCGGGTACGGAGCGGAGAGCTGAGTGCCGTACAGGTCGCCGAGACGTCCCTCGCCGTGGCCCGGGCGAAGGCCGAGCTGGGGGCTTTTCTGCATCTGGCGGACGACGCCGTGCTGGCTTCCGCGCGGGACATCGACGCGCGGCGTGGCCGCGGCGAGCCCCTCGGCGCCTTGGCGGGAGTGCCGGTAGCCGTCAAGGACGCGCTGTGCACCCGCGACGCGCCGACCACGGCGGGCTCGCGCATCCTCACCCGCAGCGGGCAGGTACAGGATGGCTGGCGACCGCCCTATGACGCGACGGTGGTCGCGCGGCTGCGCGCCGCCGACGCGCTGATCGTGGGCAAGACGAACATGGACGAGCTGGCCATGGGCTCCAGCACCGAGAACAGCGCCTTCGGTCCCGCGCGAAATCCGTGGGACCCCACGCGCACGCCCGGCGGCTCGAGCGGCGGCAGCGCCGTGGCCGTGGCCGCAGGCATCGCGCCGCTGTCCCTGGGCAGCGACACCGGAGGCTCCATTCGACAGCCGGCGGCGTTCACGGGCGTGGTCGGCATCAAGCCGAGCTACGGCCGCGTGCCCCGCACCGGCTTGGTCGCCTTCGCGTCCAGCCTCGATCAGGTCGGCCCCTTCGCCCGCGACGTGAAAAGCGCCGCGCGCCTTCTGTCGGTGATCGCGGGCCACGACGCGCGAGACTCCACCAGCTCCCCGGAAGTCGTCGGCGACTACGAGGCCGCCTGCGACCGCGACGTGCGTGGCCTCAAGGTGGGCGTGCCCAGCGAATACTTCGCCGAAGGGCTCGACCCCGAGGTGGAGCACAGCGTGCGCGCCGCCGTCGCCGAGCTCGAAGGCGCCGGCGCCGAGATCGTGGAAGTGCCCATGCCCCACACGCGCTACGGCGTCGCGACGTACTACGTGATCGCGACGGCGGAAGCGTCGAGCAACCTGGCGCGCCTCGACGGCGTGCGCTTCGGTCTGCGCCGCGAGCCGCCCCAGGGCGGCCTCGCCGCCATGTACGGTCACACGCGGGACGCCGGCTTCGGTGCCGAGGTGAAGCGCCGCATCTTGCTCGGTACCTACGTGCTGAGCGCGGGCTACTACGACGCGTACTACCTCAAAGCGCAGCGCGTCCGCACCTTGGTGCGCCGCGACTTCGAGCAGGCCTTCGAGCGCGTGGACGTGCTGGCCACGCCCACCAGTCCCACACCGGCCTTCGCCCTCGGCGAGCGCGTGGACGATCCGCTCGCGATGTACCTCGCCGACGTGTACACGCTGCCCGCGAGCTTGGCCGGCGTGAGCGCGCTGTCGGTGCCGGTAGGGCCCACGAAGGCGCGCGCCGACCGTCCCGCGCTGCCCGTAGGACTGCAGCTGATCGCGCCGGCCTTTGCGGAAGAGCGGCTGTGCACCGTGGCCGCCGCCGTGGAGCGCGCTCGAGCATGA
- the rpsB gene encoding 30S ribosomal protein S2 has product MTETESVQTTENDDKLGLDAPELEATATAVPRTAVLAAERAQEDVKREPRDPANPLSVRELFEAGAHFGHQTKRWNPKMRQFIYGSRSGIHIIDLDQTSRLFKRAFDFLADTVSRGGHVLFVGTKRQAAEIVQEEAQRAGQYYVTNRWLGGTLTNFRTIKGGLERLRSLERMREDGTYEQIPKKETVKLDKERARHEKYIGGLKGMGSLPSAVFIIDPAQESIAINEARKLKIPVVAITDTNCDPDLVDYVIPGNDDAIRSIRLICGAVADACIYGSARRRDHQASRDRDGGQQPSAQPDAQVIYSRNRA; this is encoded by the coding sequence ATGACCGAAACCGAATCTGTTCAGACCACCGAGAACGACGACAAGCTCGGGCTCGATGCCCCGGAGCTCGAAGCCACCGCCACGGCGGTGCCACGCACCGCGGTGCTCGCCGCCGAGCGCGCCCAGGAGGACGTGAAGCGCGAGCCGCGGGACCCCGCAAACCCGCTCAGCGTGCGCGAGCTGTTCGAGGCCGGCGCCCACTTCGGCCACCAGACCAAGCGCTGGAACCCGAAGATGCGGCAGTTCATCTACGGCTCCCGCAGCGGCATTCACATCATCGATCTCGACCAGACGTCGCGGCTGTTCAAGCGCGCGTTCGACTTTTTGGCGGACACGGTGTCCCGCGGTGGCCACGTGCTGTTCGTCGGCACCAAGCGTCAGGCCGCGGAGATCGTGCAAGAAGAGGCACAGCGCGCGGGTCAGTACTACGTGACCAACCGCTGGCTCGGCGGCACCCTCACCAACTTCCGCACCATCAAGGGTGGCCTGGAGCGCCTGCGTTCGCTGGAGCGCATGCGGGAAGACGGCACCTACGAGCAGATCCCGAAGAAGGAAACCGTCAAGCTCGACAAGGAGCGCGCCCGCCACGAGAAGTACATCGGTGGCCTCAAGGGCATGGGCTCGCTGCCCTCGGCGGTGTTCATCATCGATCCCGCTCAGGAGTCGATCGCCATCAACGAAGCCCGCAAGCTCAAGATCCCGGTGGTGGCCATCACGGACACCAACTGTGATCCGGATCTGGTGGACTACGTGATCCCCGGAAACGACGACGCCATCCGCTCCATCCGGCTCATCTGCGGTGCCGTGGCGGACGCCTGCATCTACGGTTCGGCTCGCCGCCGCGACCACCAGGCCTCGCGCGACCGCGATGGCGGTCAGCAGCCGTCGGCCCAGCCGGACGCTCAGGTCATCTACTCGCGCAATCGCGCCTGA